The following coding sequences lie in one Euhalothece natronophila Z-M001 genomic window:
- a CDS encoding DUF1825 family protein: MGIFDSEVVQQEAKQLFEDYQSLMELGSKYGKFDYEGKKLYIERMEELLERYKIFMKRFELSEDFMAQMTVEQLKSQLGQFGMTPQQMFDQMHQTLERMKKELHS; encoded by the coding sequence ATGGGTATTTTTGATTCAGAGGTTGTCCAACAAGAAGCCAAACAACTATTTGAGGATTATCAATCTTTAATGGAACTCGGTAGCAAATATGGCAAATTTGACTACGAGGGAAAAAAGCTCTATATCGAGCGCATGGAGGAACTGCTAGAACGCTATAAAATTTTTATGAAGCGTTTTGAACTCTCAGAAGACTTCATGGCGCAAATGACAGTAGAGCAACTCAAAAGCCAACTTGGGCAGTTTGGAATGACCCCCCAACAAATGTTTGACCAAATGCACCAAACCCTTGAACGGATGAAAAAAGAACTTCATTCTTAG